Part of the Brassica oleracea var. oleracea cultivar TO1000 chromosome C8, BOL, whole genome shotgun sequence genome is shown below.
AAAGATAGATTAGTGAGAAAGACATGAGACAAAAATGAAAAATTCATATAAAGTTTAGTGTTTTCAAGTCAAAGAGATTAGAGTGGGTTTGAAGAGTTTTAGTTTTGAAAAAAAGTATGAATTTTATGCAACAGGAGGTTACCAAATGAAGAAAAATCAACATAAGAATTTACCAAAACGCTCAGATCTATTATGAAAGGGAGACATCGGAGAAGGCTACGTCAGAAGACTTCCTGGAAATCGTCTGGAAGTCTTCTAGCCCAGAAGTCTTCCAGATCTGAAAAACCTGCATATCCAAATCCAAATTTGAAAAACTTGCATCTCCAAAAACGTTCAAACGGCTTAAAAACAAAGAAAATGAGTGGAATATTAGATATATATACTTTTATAGAACACACAAAAATACATATCTAAAATTATTAAATCTACCTTTAAATGAGTGGAAGATAAGAACCATGGGATGAAAAACCTGCAAAACAAGATAAACTAGTGAGAAAGACATGAGACAAAAACAATAAATTGATATAAAGTTTGGTGTTTATAAGTTCAAAGAGATTAGAGAGAGGTTTGAGAGTTTTAGAATTAGGAACATACCATTTTTGTTGCAGGCATTTGAGAGGAGGAGAGAGAATGTGTAAATGTTTTTTTTATATATGAAGACAAAAATTCTAATAATGTTACATATTTTCGATCAGAAGACTTACTAGACGACTTACTTGTAAGTCGCCGAGAAGACTTCAATATTTTTAGCGGAAAACTAAAATATTTTTAGCGGAAAACTAAAATATTTATAGCGGGAGTTAGGAGACTTCCCAGACGACTTACATATTAGTCGTCTAGAACCTAAACATAACCCCTAAACTAAATTAACTAACTAAACACTTCATAAAATCAAATTAAATTTAAAAAGTGTTTGCTATACACAGAAATAATCACATGTAGATAAAAAAATTAATTTTTCAAAAAAACATTTAAGTTTTCCAAAATCTAACTCTAAGAATACATACAATACTACAACATATGTTGTCAAACCCTAGACCAAAGAATATCATGATTCACTACTTTCACTCATCTATGTTGAAAACAATTCAATTTTATTATATCTTAATTTATATCACTTAAAACTGTTTATAATTACATGATTTTAATTTTTCGCTTATCAAAATATTTTTTACAAAATTTATAAATTATTTTTAAGATCAACTATACCAGACGACTTCCGTGGACGTCTTCTAGAAGACTTAACATAATCTCAGAAGACTCAGAAGACTTAGCGGGGATATATTCGTAAAAATGAGTTCTGTTTTTTTGTTTGGTCACAAGGGGCTGGCTGTAATTTCACAATGTTTTTGAGTTACTTTTACATTTGATTCAAGTTTGGGTATACTTTTGCAATCAAAATCAAGTTTTGAGTCATATTTGGTAGCCCTGGGACGGATCGGGTATCCGGGCAATTTTAAGGTATCCGGATCCGGATCCTTATCCGGCGGATCCATAATTTTACTATCCTTATCCAGATCCAAGGTTCTCGGATATCTGAGTGTCGGATATCCTTCTAAAAATTGTAATATCCGGCGGATATCCGGATTCGGATTTGAATCCTTAAAATAAAAAATAATATATATATATAGTGTTTTTAATTATTTCTATGCATAATATTACAAAATTTATATAAAATTCACATATACTATTATAAAAATGAAAATATATTAAATAAAGTTAGTTTTTAGGGTCAATGAACTCAGTATACAAATTCTGAGGAGAAATTAGGTGATCGTGCATTTTTTTTATTAATTTGCGAACCGTGTATTAGATAGGTGTACAATGACTTTTTTGTCCATTCTTTGTCACTGTTCGACTACGTAGCGTTAGGGGCCAGTCAGTTGGGCAGATTTTGTATCAGTCAAGTTGGGAGGAAGATATTTGGTTGATGTCAGTTTTTTTGCATGTTAAAGTTTTGAATGTATGGATATAAATGGTACGTGTGAGAGTTAATAGTAATAAGATAAGTGTCATTCATTATTACACATAAGAGGCATTCATATCAGTATATCACTATAGAAATGAATAGTAGATGTTAATTTGATATGATATGGTGGATTGTTTTATGATAGCGAGTAAATATGAATTAATGAGATTACTTGTCAAACATAATTATAGTGAGAACAAATTTATTGATTAAAGACAACATTTAAAAGACTCAACGGAACAAGGATTCAAAATAAAGATTTAGCTGAAAGAATAGGAGAAATTGAAAGATCTAGTTTATAAGCATGTAGATTATAATAGCTATTACAATTATGAACCCAACCCAGAAAAATATTTTAAGAAACATGTTAGTTAGCCGGTTTAGACCTTGTATATCCTTAAATTATTAGGCAAATATACAAGTGTAAGCAAAAAATTAGTAGACAATAAGTTGAAACTATCCATAGTAAATTCTCTGACCACTGTAATTGGTCATTTGTAACTGGATATTACATAGATATCCAGATCAATTTTATAATAACCAGTAATATCATTTATTAAAAAAGATTTAAATTTTGGCTCACTCCAAATAGAACTGGTAATAATTATATTATTTCGGATTAAAAATACATTGAGAAGGATACGAACTTTGATAATCGGATAATATATATATAATCCGGATTATGAAAGTAATAGCCAGAAAATGATTTGTGTATCTGTAATATAAATGCGTATTATATACATCATGAGTTTGGAACAAAGTATTGTAAGAGATATGAAATAATATGTACATATGAATTTTAACCAGATATTACATAATTAAACCAGATAAAACTTGCTATATCCCACAAAGGTATTTGTTATTCTTGAAATGTCGGAAATAAAACCGTTTTTTAGATGAATAATAACTTAGTATGGATTTGCAGATTTGTGGACTTTAAGAGCTTTATTATAGAAACGACAGTCTTTTGTACACTATTAATAACCACTATGAACGAAACTAGCTTCTCATAGGTTGAATCTTACAAATTAAAACCTATCAGTGTGTCCTCTCTAAGGCAGTGAGAGATATGTAAGAAGACATGCCAACCAAGAGAAAATCATACATTGACAGACAAGATCACAAAGCATCAAAACATCGTGCTTGGGCTATTAAATCAGATATACCCCATAAAAATCAAAGTATACAATGGAGATGGAAATTCCGAACAACGAGAACCTTTTTTTATTCGAAAAAAAAGAAAAAAAAATAGAAAATCAAAGCATTGTGAGGCTCTTAAAGCCGAGGAACACGAAGAGGAGATCCATCAATACTCTCAACTTATATGTTGCCTTCGCCCCCAAAACAAAGAAGAAGGGCACAACTTTATTCCTCGCCAATTTAGCTACTTATGACTCTGCTTAGGGCGACACCGGCTCCTCAGATGAACATGCTCACCCAGGCTGATCTCATATCCCTCCACACCGGTTAACGTTAGCGCTCCGCTGACGATCTCGAAAAATATAAGTGATTTCCTTAGCTATGGATATAGAAGATATGGCTCGAAAATGGTGAAAAGAGGTGATGGGCTCAAGGTAGACATGGAATCTGACAAGGATACGGTCTGTCACGTGAAGCTTTGGAGATTCGTTTCTAGCAACTGCAGCAATAGATTGATTCGAAAGAAATGAGAATTTCAGATCTTTGTTTAGAAACCAGGATAACAAATACAATGGCAGATCTAATTCAGACAGTTAGGGATGAGAAAATAGGAGAGAGAGAGAGAGCCAACAGAGCACCACATCCTCCGAACAGGGGTTCTGGCCTAATATTTGGTAAATCCCGCTAGTAATATAATATTGTTATAAATCAATGTTAACTAAAATCATTTATATACTAAAGCGCAAGTCGCTTGGCGAATCAAATTTTGACACATTTTTAAGTGATCAATTAAAAATCTACACTCGATCATATTTTTTTAGCAACCGTAAAAGTCTAAAGCCTTAAATTTCTCATATCACTAACACTTTCAGATTTTTCAAAAAATCATGTCAACTATAACTTCCAATCACGTCACATGTTCTGATAGTTTCTATCTCTTAGCTTCCAAGCAATCTTCTTTTTGTCACTGAAAATTCCATTAAAATGATAGAAAAGCACTACAGAGGTTGATCCTCATACAGAGGCTCAACAAAAACCCCGACAAAAAAAAATATAACGGTGCAAATATAGAGTTAAAGTATAATTTTTTTGTGCCAGTACCAGTAGGTAACAGCAACATCAAACCCTCATCAGATCTTTCACGGAGTTTAGACACCAAGTAGAGGTCAGATCACACTCCAAAGGTGCATAGGATTTATTCTCCTTCTCTTTTTTTTACTTTCTATCGTTTATTTCTTTATTTTCAATGTAGCAAAAAAAAATCAATACGGCCTTTATTCAGATTTGTTTTCTTTCCTTCTCAAATTAACATTCTCTAATTCTTTTAATTCTCTTTGCATGAGTTGGAAAAAAAATTCTCTTTGCATGATTCAAGTTGAAGATGGTTATATTTCTACAGCAAATCTTCAAAAGAATTCAGAGTTTTGTCTGCATCCTGGTAACAGTAAGTATATCTGAATCTGATATGAATCGAGTACTTACGTTAGTTACGGTTTGAAAAGTTTTCAAATATAGTTTTAATAGCATAACATATTCTTAAAACATGTGTATGTGTCTATTATATACAAATCAATTAATATATATATTATATCTTTGAAGTTCCAGATTAGAGATGATTTCACAAGAAGAGAATCGAGAACAATACCAAAACTCAAGTTCACAAAAAAAAAAATCCCAAGATATGTTTTCTTTTATTTTTAATAGGACATTTATCTCTTTACTCGTCATGAGATTTCAATACTTTTGAATATAATTTTCAATAAAAAAATATTTTTTAAAAGATTTTATTTTAGTTTTTAATTTTCATATACTAACAGTAAATATATATACTTATATTTTAAATACTTATTTACAAAAACATTATAAACAAAACTAAATGGATCATATATGATATTTTAACTATTTCTTATGTGTTGATATTTATTTATTATTTTTGATAAAAAAATTTATTCGAAAAATGGATCTCTGAAAAAAAAATCAAAATCCAACTTACGTTCTAAACTGTTGTGTTTCAGTGTAAATGTGCGACACTCTAATTTTAGCTTTACCCGTTTATCCAATTCCAGAGAAATGTGACAAGAATAATATTTAATTTTGATATAAAAGTAAAATATTCGAAATCTATAAAACAAACTAATTTGAATGCAAGCAAAATTATTCCGTGCATAGCACGGGATGATAATACTAATTTTATTATAAAACAAGAAAATAAAAAATATATACTATTTGTTTATAAATTATATTTTTATATTATGCATTATAAAAATAGAAGTGCTATATGAATTAAATATGATAAAATTATATTAAACAGGTAAATTAACAAATTTTATTTTTTAAAATTGTTTCACTTAAGTAAATTATCACTCATCCTTAAAATGGTTAAAGTTCGTAAACTATATAATAGTTTTATATAAAAATAAATTTATCAACATAGGTTAAACTTTTATATCTACAACTATATATTATTTTTTTTATTTATTTTGAAACTCTCAACAATATATTGTTTAAAATGTTTATATAAAAATATATAATAGTATATAAAAACCTTTAGTTCATATACTATTTAAAAATATGTTATTAGAAACTATGAAATTTTAGTAATTAATTTAAAATATTAATGAAAAATCAAATTTTAATTATATTTTTTAGAACAATTATAACTAAATCCGTTGAAAAAAAATTAGAAAATATTACCAAAAAACCAAATATTATTTTTAAAATAATGTATTAATGTAGTAACAAAAACATATTCAAAATTCATAAAATCTTCTAAACTCAAAAATAGTAGTGTAATTTTTTTAAGTTTTCTTACAAAATATAAAATTTTGAAAATAAATATTCAAACTCAAAATAATAATTGTTTTAAATTTTACAGAAGATAAAATCATAGATAATAAAAAATAACTTTTTGAAATACACCACGAAAAAAGAAACTATATATGTTGTAAAAATTAAAGCAACCTAATATTTTGAAATCTTAATTAAAAATAAAAAGAAAAATTAATATCATGACATCCAAAAAAAATATCCTATATCAATAAAATTTACTAAAATAATATGATAGATGCTACTATGTATAAAATTTACTAAAATGGTATTGCTATATTATTTAAACAAAACAGTTTTTTACTTATAAATCCCATAAAATACTAAAATAATACATGTTAAAGTTTTTTTTTTTTAAACACAAGATGTAAATATAAATTATCATAAACATATTTATTTTTATAATATAATAAATAGATTTTTAAAATGTATTATAGCAAAATGTATAAATCAAAGAAATAAACATATTTCAAAAGATGTTATGTATTTGATTATTGCATATTGTTATTTTATTGTAGCTAACTCGAAAACATATTAGTAAGTAATAAAAAATTAATAACAAAGTAAAATGTACTCCCTCTGTTTTTAATTGTAGGTAGTTTTAACAAAAAAAAAATTTGTTTCACAATATAAATAGTTTACATATTTCAATGCACCTTGTCATTTATTAGATATTGTGTGACCATTGAAATAATGTTAGATTTTTTATAATTGGTTGAATTTATTGATTAAATGATATTTTTTTAAATGATATTTTTCTTAATATTAGTGTTTTTAAGTAAAACTACTTATATTTTAAAACAAGAAGGAGTGTTAAAAAAATCGCTATATATTAATAATGCCAAATAAAAAATATAAATAATAATATTACAGAGGTACACAATATATAATACTAAAATAGAAATAATATATTTAAAATATTTATAATAATATTAAATACATTTATAAAATAAAAAATATCCACACGGACTGTGCGGATTAAAATCTAGTTCTTTTTAACTGAATCTTCCGCGAAAGAGTTCTCTTTTGAGACCTGGAAGATGAACGTTGACAATGTAGTGCTCCCAGTCAATGTCTCTGCCATTGAACCCAAACATTCTTCTCTCTTCCATTGACAATTCCTGTATCAGACCCCTTGTATTGGTGTCATCAAACCTTGTATTGATTAAGAGTCAGTAATCAAAGTATATAGTTTTTTGCTTACTAAAAGGACGAGTCCAAGTGATGTTACTTACCGAGCTTGAAAGAAGGTGTAGGGCTGATATGTTCTTGCTAAGGACACGAGATATTTTAGTTTCCTCTTCCCCTTCATGCTCAGCATGGTAGGTGACTCACCTCTTCCGCTGCTCATCTCTCCTTCTTGTTTTGCTATTCTAATGGATACAGAGGAAGTGAAATCCTCTAAGGAATTGTAGAATTTCACACGCTCTAACTCCATCACTGTTTTTATTAATGGAGAGTCACACAGATGTTGATGAGAGAAGTCCATTGACTCGCCAAGTCGCAGGGGGTTGGCATGAGAAGAAGAAGTAACATTGTAAGCTTTCGTCTCTGAGACACCACAACCATGCTTTGCCATGGCTGCTATTGTCGCGTTAGCAACCATATCAACAGGTATAATGTCACAAGAAGATTTATAATCTCCCCACATGTCAGCAATATGGTCTTTTCCATATGCCAATATTAATGGAGCACTCATCCTGTTGTTTTATTTAAAAAAAAAAACAAATAAAAATGTCAACTGAAAAAAGAAGTTAATCATGTCCTTTTGTCTTTGAGAAAGAAAATCTTTAACCTTATTCCTTGGAGCCAGCCAGGAAAAGGCTCCTTGTAGGAGCTTTCTATAATACTAGGCCTTATAATCACTACAGGCAGATCTCCTCTTTGGTTTTGAATTACAGACTCACCCATGGCTTTTGTGAATGTGTAAGTGTTTTCCCAGCCATAATATTGAGCTCTGGTCAGTCACAAGATTAAATAAAAAAATTAAGATATTAGTACATAAGCATGTGAAAGTTATTTTTATCATTGATCATCACCTTTCCATGCCAAGTTCTTTCAGTTTCTTGATTTCTTCTCTGCCATAGAACTTTCTTACAGCTTCTGAAGCTAGTTTCATCTCGGTTTCAATGTTTAAGTGAGAAGTTATGTTTTCTCCAATGCAGAGAGGAGTCTCTAGTATTTTTCCTTCTTTATTACCAGTCACATAAGCTATAAAAAAAAAAAAGTCAGCTTGTGAGACTTCCCGTTAAAGAAACATTCTTGACCAAACATAGACTCTTCTTACCAGTTGAAATATGGAGAAAAAGTTTCAGTTTCTTGCATCCCTTTCCGAAGCTTAAGAGTCTACCAGGTCCAAGAGCATTGACGTTTAAAGCAGAGTCGTATCTGTTTTGGTTTGTTTGGATTAAAAGAAAAATTAAGAAACCAAAACTTGGTTGGCAAGTAAACGAAACAGGGAAAGAAAACCTATAGTCAAATGTTGTACGACCAGCACAACTTATGATGACATCAATCTCATCACTAATATTGTATGCCATTTGAGATTTTATGCCAAGATTGTCTTCTCCAATATCTCCAACTACTGGAATCAACTTGCTTTTCATCAAAGCTTCGTAAGAGCTCCCGTGCGTTTGCTTTATAAGTCTGAAAAGATCCGAGCTTATGATCTGCATATATTAGAAAGGATATGAAACTGGAGAAACAGACGGAAAAAGTGGATAAAGAGCTCACGGATACGAGACTATAAATAGAACCTCATCATATAGTCTCTTGTTAGCAGATTCTTGATGTTCAGTTTTCATTAGAATAAATATATTACCAATCTCAGGACTTTCTCTCACCAATTTCAAAATCAACACTGAAAGTCTGAAACATACGATGTTTCCAAATCGTAATATCAGTTTACTTGTGGAAGACGAAACTCTGTTTTTAGGGTTTTATTACCTTTAGCGAGAAACCCTGTTGCACCTGTAATCAAATAGCTCTTCCCTTGTAAGAAACGAAAAATGCCAACTCCGTGACTGTCACTCTTTGTATATGTCTCAACCTCAGACATCATAATAGGTGTCCAAGGTTTAAACGACGGCTCGCGATGACAGCAAGAAGTTTGGATTCTTGGAGTCGTTTGTGACAATGGACGAGCCAAGAAGTGGTCTGGTTTGCCGGAGAAGAAACTGACGGCATTGATAGTGGCTAAGAGATTAGAAATAGCCATTTTTAGTAAAGAAACTACTGATATGGAGGGCTTTGTATGTGAGAAAATACGATATAAATAGCGCATCTCCTTGTGACATCACTTTTATTAAGAACTACTACGCCTCGCCATCTCCTTCGACACCTCATCATAACCTTCGACACCTTGACGATTCTCTAGTTTATTTATCCTTGAAACGTTCGCTATACTACACATATAGAATCTGGTGGCGAAAGGGAAAGATTATAAGCAAGGAAGTTATGTCAAGTGAGTTCCAGAAATGAAGCAAAGGTTTGTGGTTTAATTAGGCACACTATACTGCAAGTTTGTACTGATCTTATTCGTTTATAATTGAGTGGTCATATCTTTTTTTTTTTTGAAACACACTTTGGTCATATCTTATATAATTATATATAAGTTTGAAGTGTGTATGTAATGGGTGTGCGTGTTAATTGTAACATGCCTTGTTGGATAAGATAGTGTCGCTTTTGTGTTCAGTTTTTGGAAGTTACATTACTCTCGGTTATGTTAGGTAAGATATCTATATAAGTTTGAGTGTTGTCTTAATGTAAGTAACACAGATAAATTTGAGATTCTATCTTTGTTGTTCTCTCGTCCAAGTGTATTTATCCAGGGAAGTCAAGCAAGAAAGCTATTCTGATTACAGCCAAATTTCTTCTGCTCAAAGGAACCCTATAAGTATGCTTTGTACAAGAAGCAATGGCCTCGAAAATGGTATAAAAATTCTAACGTACGTACATCACATTTTGAAGAAAGAAAAACATATAATGCAGGTCATGACATCATGACCTTGGAATGTAACACCCAGCATATTCACTTCTTTTTTTGTTTCAGATGGATTCTTGGTGATCAAGAGCATTCCAAAAGACACTCTATAACTTCAAATATGAAGTTTTTTGCTCTCCAAAAAGAAACTTCAAAACTTTAAAACTTTAAATTTGAAGTTTTTAGTGAAACTTCAAATATAGAGTGTTACTGCTCAAAATTTCAAATTTGAAGTTTCATCTTTTTATTTACATTTTGGTCCTTACAATTGCACATTATATCTATGATTCTTAAGTATTTTCTCATTTTTCATTTTAATCTTTAATTTTTTTTTATATCTCATTAATCTTCAAATTTATTTTAATAAATTTAAGTTTTACAGATAAAATTAAATATTTTTTTAAAACAAGATGTATATTATTTCAAAAGTAAAATTAGACAACAAGAATATTACAAAACAAACTTAATAAAAAACTTTTTAAAAAGGTACATGAAAACATAATTATTATAGAAATTTAATATTACAACAACACTAATAATCTGGTAAATTTTCTCTGGAAGCTTCAAAACCTTTAAAATATTGTCTAAACAAATTTTGTGTAACCGAAGATGGTTGTTGTTGTTGTTCTTGGAGTCTTTTTCGTACGATTCTTTCTTTTTCAGAATAAATGCACTCACAAGTATTAATATCACGATAGAAGCTAAATTTTAGCAATATTTTATTTTCTTTTAAAGCTAACCATTTTGCTTCATTTTGCATTCGTAATTCAATCATCTCATGACTTTTTTCCTTACTTGTTGCACTCTCTTTTAAAAGATCAAGGATTTGTTCGTTTGATGATATCAAAGTATCAGCGGCCATATTATTACCTTCGGTTGCCTTCCTTTTGAATTTTGCTTTCTTCAATCCAATAGGACGTGAACGTGATATTATTACCTTCCGTGTTTTCCATTTTCAACATTTTAGCTCATAATCTACAAATTAAAAATAAAAAGAGTCATTTCTTACTTCGAAATGCATTAGTTGATCACATATGAGAACATTACATAAATAATTTTATGGAATAGTATGGTATTTTGCTTGTAGTTTAATATTTAATTATGTATTTCTATTTCTTATTTTATATTTTAATGTAAGCTTTTATTAATTAATATTGCTGTAATATTTTTATATATGTGTTAGTTATTTATAAGAGTTTTAAGAATTTATACTAGTTGTGACAAATATAAGGACAATAGTGTAAAATACAAATAATTTTGAAGTTTTATTTTCTGGAGAAAAACACTTTAAAACTTTAAATATAAAATATAAGGGTTAAGAAACTTCAAATGTCCTTTTCGAGATGTTCTAAAATGTTGATAAATCTAGAAATTCATTAAGATTAGCTGGTACAATACTGATGAGCGAACACAAGCACTTGTAAAAAAATTATTGAAAGTTGTTTCATGTACAATGAATGTGAAAGTGTGATATAGTACTGGACTGATTTGTGAATGTTTAGAAGACATAGATTAATGGAAGGTTGTGTTCTTAATTTTTTATCATGGATCACAGTAGATTCATAACTAAATTAAAAAAAATACATGATTACTTCGTAGTCGTACATACCAAAGTTTAGATGAAAAGGCACTGAACAAAAAAATATATCAAAAGATCTATTTAATTTTTCTACAAGTGACTTAACTTAACTTAACTCTTATAATTTGCTTCACAAACCTTACTAATTAGCATACCCATGTATCAGTTTTTTTTTTTTTGCTGAATCATGTATGGATTTCATAATTTTTATATATGTACTTTGATGA
Proteins encoded:
- the LOC106307177 gene encoding fatty acyl-CoA reductase 6, chloroplastic-like; the protein is MRYLYRIFSHTKPSISVVSLLKMAISNLLATINAVSFFSGKPDHFLARPLSQTTPRIQTSCCHREPSFKPWTPIMMSEVETYTKSDSHGVGIFRFLQGKSYLITGATGFLAKVLILKLVRESPEIGNIFILMKTEHQESANKRLYDEIISSDLFRLIKQTHGSSYEALMKSKLIPVVGDIGEDNLGIKSQMAYNISDEIDVIISCAGRTTFDYRYDSALNVNALGPGRLLSFGKGCKKLKLFLHISTAYVTGNKEGKILETPLCIGENITSHLNIETEMKLASEAVRKFYGREEIKKLKELGMERAQYYGWENTYTFTKAMGESVIQNQRGDLPVVIIRPSIIESSYKEPFPGWLQGIRMSAPLILAYGKDHIADMWGDYKSSCDIIPVDMVANATIAAMAKHGCGVSETKAYNVTSSSHANPLRLGESMDFSHQHLCDSPLIKTVMELERVKFYNSLEDFTSSVSIRIAKQEGEMSSGRGESPTMLSMKGKRKLKYLVSLARTYQPYTFFQARFDDTNTRGLIQELSMEERRMFGFNGRDIDWEHYIVNVHLPGLKRELFRGRFS